One Dunckerocampus dactyliophorus isolate RoL2022-P2 chromosome 15, RoL_Ddac_1.1, whole genome shotgun sequence genomic window, TCAACATTTGAcccttttcttgttacattgtgcttttttgttctttttccccatttttgtttaatttcatttctacagtgtgccgccggccaataaaaaagcaagcCGTGAGCCGCAAATGGACCCCATGGCCACATTATGGATGCTGCTGCTGTGCTGTATGCATCAGTCGAGAAtcagtgcgcacacacacacacacacacacacacatggacatGAACTACCCTAAATACCATAAGTACCATTAATAAATGACCGGCTGACTATATTAAAACCTGTAATGTACCTTTTTGGTTGAGAGAAAGGTACACCCAGTTACTCAGGAGTCTAGTAATTATTCCTATAGGACATATTAGTGTAGGAAGGGCGCCTACACACTTAGAAAAACTACTTAATTGTACCTTAAGGAGTTGCACGCTTTTCAGAATCTACCCATATACCCTTTATAAAAAGTATAAAGAGTGATATTAGAGTCAAGTAATTAGATGACAGACTGCTAATGCGCTATTTATAGCATTACATTTCACGTTCCCATGGATGATGTACACAAGCTTTGGCGATTCAATGGCACCATTTAACAGCTTTTTGATGCCTCACAGTCTTGCAGTCATGTAAATAGTGGTACTGTAACTCATTGCTCGTGTCATTCAACAGCAGTCAACATAAAAGCAATGATAGCATTGCATGTGAATGCCATCCCTCAAAAGCAAATTACAGCTAACCAGTCagaaaaaagaaactttttttagGCAAACATAAAGGGAGGATGTCTCATGCTTCATTTATACTTGTTTTAATTTGGTGCTTTCAGTCATTGTGGGGGAGAATGAGTCACAcgctttaaaaacacaacattatgCTTATGAGAACTTTGCatacgcgcgcacacacacacactgggggGCTTTCCACATGCATCATTTTGGGCCACTCAGCCACTGGAGGGGAAAGCTTGATAATGATTTTCTTGGGTGATAgggagtcttgatcatcacaattcTAGTTGTAAACACCGTCTCAGAATCGCCTACATGCTCTGTTCCACTCTCTATCTGCTTATTCAAAGGCCATGGGACATGAGCAATCGCTGTTATTTCTTGTTTGATCCAGCCTCTGGTCTTTGCATCGCTTGGTAAGACTGTCTGGAAGGAAACATGGGCTGAATCTTTGGAGGCTTTTTTTTAAGGATTGATTAGACTGATTGATTTCCTACAGGAGCCGACTCATGCCGGTGCGActgtgtttcatttatttttgtgccATGCTATCGCTCATAAATCACAGTCTTTCTATTTCTGAACATAACACAATCACATTGATCATGGTTAGGCGAGATGCTTCACCAGAGTGCACCTGCACAGTGTAAAAAGTCTGCCTTTTCAAAGATAGTTAACTGGAAGTAAGTGTATTATTATAGCATGCAGTGGCGTATCATTATCTACTGTACATTGCTTCCAACCAAAAATAAACAGTAAGAGTAGGTCTAGTAGTTTTAAGATGACAGGTGGTCTTGTATATTTCCAAGACAGAGAgtaacaaaaacaagttgataGTGACAGATTTAACACCTCAAGTAACGCTATTCTTCATGCAAGACAAAGTGTGGCTGTAATTGGTCGATAGAGGGCGCTAGTAAGCAAGAATACAAAGCACCGCTGGAATCCAGACAGCGTGGTGCAGAAGCTGAGACAGTCCCCCTTCTCTTatccccccgccccccatcTCTCTGCACCTCTGTCCCCTCTTCCCTCATTCTCATTAGCATCATGCACTGTTTCATTTCTTTGCAGATGCGACAATTCTCACTTGCTGATGTAAGAGCTGTTTCACGTGCAGTACACTGACACAGGTGGAGCATTATGCGTGCAATTTGTTTTCATGGGATCGCATCCATCACATCAGGTGCATGCAGACGAGTCGAAGCGCGGTCACAAGCGCGACCACACGCATAGTAGTAACCACAGGGAGACCGCAGCGATGCGCGTACTCTCAGCACGTCCCGTCGGCACCGTCCTGCAGGGTAGGGATTTTCATGCCGTCTGTTCATCGTAAAGACACATTTGCACTGCATCGTTAGTGAATATGACAATAGGCCACCTGTATGAGATTGAGAGGAGTCCCATCATAGCCGTCCTACACAAGGTCGGATAGCCCCCGGACCAAGACGCCTGACCCAAGTACACATTTACCGGGGAGGGGATGTTGATGGAGGAGCCAGGGAGAGAAACAGAGagtgagcgagagagagagagagcgagagagagagtagAATATCATTTGTGCGTCCCTCTGTCTGTGCTGCAGAGAGAGGCTGCCAACACACGCCTGCAGGTGAGGGGACAGGTTGCTGCATCCACTGAAGGATCCAACCAACCCTTTCTAAAAACTCCCCCCACATAAAGGATttactatttttaatgtttgctgcttttattttttcgCACAAAGATCGTTTAGTGGAGCTGCGTTGCACCAGGAAAGAGAACTAATGTGCGCGTTGCTCTCCAAAGTGATTTGCAGGACGAGAGCAGAAGAGACTCTCTTTCTTCCACATTGGAGTGTGTAACTTGCGTGGGCACATCACGGCAAAGAGGATATACTGGCAAAAACGGGGAAAGGAGGGCTTCTGCGGAGAGAGAAAACGTGAGTGACAAGAGACGATGTGGACTTCTTGTACTTTCTGCTGGCGCTTTTTACGCGCATGAAAATTATATTGTGGTGCACTttgagagattttttttttttacaagcaacACTGAGGCGTCATTTAAATTCATaagaggagagagagagtgggGGGGACTTGCTGCCATCCACTGCAGCAAGAGCGATGTAGAAGTCTCACACTTGACGCTCCTCTCCTCCTGAAAGCAGCATTTTATtccagcattttttaaatttattgttattattttcaaaTTATTGTTAGATTTTTGTGGACACTTTCAGAAGGGAACAATGAGGACTACTGGTGCAGTGGACTATTTGTACTATTGCATGCTCATTCTACAGTTCGTGCATCAGCCCGCTGCCAAGCAAGTGCTCCGGTACCGTTTAGCAGAGGAGGGACCCCCGGACGTGAGGGTGGGCAACGTGGCCGCAGACCTGGGCATCGTTGCCGGGTCCGGCGAGGTGACTTTCACGCTTGAGTCAGGCTCTGATTTTTTCAAAATAGACAACATCACAGGTGAGCTCACCACCAACGAGAGACGGATAGATCGTGAAAAACTACAACAGTGCCAAATGATATTTGATGAGAACGAGTGCTTTATAGATTTTGAGGTATCAGTGATCGGCCCAGCCCAGAGCTGGGTTGATCTCTTTGAGGGAAAAGTCATCATTCTAGATATAAATGATAACACTCCGTCTTTCCCTTCACCTGTCCTGACTCTATCTGTGGAGGAAAACAGACCCATTGGAACCCTTTATTTGCTGCCCACAGCCACAGACAGAGATTTTGGCAGGAATGGAATAGAGAGGTATGAGCTCATTCAGGACAACGGGGAGAACTCAAGGCGCTCCTCCGGGGATTCATACTCTGGGAAGAGGAGGTTTGAGGAGGGCGCAAGCAGGAGTAGTGTCTTTGAGCTGCAAGTTGCAGACACCACTGATGGAGAGAAGCAGCCACAGCTCATCATCAAGGGGGCGCTTGATCGGGAACAGAGAGACTCCTATGAGCTCACATTACGCGTGAGGGACGGAGGCGATCCTCCACGGTCCTCGCAGGCCATCCTGCGGGTGATGATCACTGATGTGAATGACAACAGTCCCCGGTTTGAGAAGAGCGTGTATGAGGCAGACCTACTGGAGAACAGTTCCCCTGGCACCCCCATCCTGCAGCTCAAGGCAGCCGACGCAGACGTGGGGGTAAATGGTCAAATAGAGTATGTGTTCGGGGCAGCCACAGAGTCTGTGAGGAGGCTGCTGCGGTTGGACGAGAGCACGGGGTGGCTAAGTGTATTGCACCGCATAGACAGGGAAGAAGTGAGCCAACTGAGGTTCACAGTAATGGCACGTGACCGAGGCCAACCTCCAAAAATGGACAAGGCCACAGTGGTGCTCAACATCAAGGATGAGAACGACAACGTCCCCGCAATTGAGATACGTAAAATTGGACGTATTTTTCTGAAAGATGGAGTTGCAAACGTGGCTGAGGATGTAGTGGTGGACACGCCCATCGCCCTGGTTCAGGTGTCAGATCGCGACCAGGGCGAGAACGGCATTGTGACCTGCACAGTGGTGGGCGACGTTCCCTTCCAGCTCAAGCCAGCGAGCGAGATGGAGGGCGAGCAGAACAAAAAGAAATATTTCCTTCATACATCAGCACCGTTGGACTATGAGGCCATGCAGGAATACAACGTGGTCATCGTGGCTGTGGACTCAGGAAGCCCTAGTCTGGCCAGTAATAACTCTCTGATGGTCAAAGTGGGGGACACAAATGACAACGCTCCCATCTTTAACCTCAATGTAGTAGAGGTGTCATTCCCAGAGAACAATGCTCCTGGTGAGAGGGTGACAACAGTGGCAGCCATTGATGCAGACAGTGCGAAGAACGCTGAAATATCCTATTCCCTCGACTCCTCTGTAAATGGGATTTTCTCTATTGATGCAGACAGTGGAGACATCCGAGTAAACACCATCCTGGATCGAGAGCAAACTGAGCGCTACGAATTTAAAGTGATAGCCAAAGATAAGGGCATAAACACCTTACAGGGTTCCGCAACAGTGGTCGTCCTTGTggcagacaaaaatgacaacgaGCCAAAGTTCATGCAAGATGTGTTTACCTTCTATGTCAAAGAGAACCTCGAGCCAAACAGCCCAGTAGGCATGGTTACAGTCATTGATGTAGATAAAGGCCAAAATGCACAAATGAGTCTTTTtattgaggaggaggaagacatcttttccattgaaaatgacacTGGGACTATTTTCTCAACATTGTCCTTTGACAGGGAGCAGAAAACCACATACACCTTCCGTGTGAAAGCAGTAGATGGAGGTGACCCGCCCAGGTCAGCTACTGCCACCGTGTCACTGTTTGTTATGGATGATAATGACAATGCACCGACTGTCACCTTCCCAATAAACAGCTCCTACACTCTTCTCCCGCCCTCCAGCAACATCAGAACAGTAGTGAGGACGGTTATAGCCACCGACACAGACACTGGCATCAACGCGGACCTCAACTACAGCATTATTGGTGGGAACCCCTTCAAGCTGTTTGAGATTGATGGGGGCACTGGTGTCATTTCACTGGTGGGGAAGCTGGAGCAGAAGCACTATGGACTGCACCGGCTAGTGGTCCAGGTGAATGACAGTGGGCAGCCTTCCCAGAGCACTACAACGCTTGTTCATGTCTATGTTAATGAGACTCTTTCCAATTCCACTGTGGTCGAGGCGCAGGTGGCAAAGAGCCTGAGCACGTCTCTCAATACAAACATCGCCGGTGACCCCAATTACGACCTCAGCAAACAGCGTCTGAGCATTGTCATTGGAGTCGTTTCAGGAATCATGACAGTCATCCTCATTATCCTGGTGGTTGTCATGGCCCGCTACTGTCGGCCCAAGAACAAGAATGGCTATGAGGCCGGCAAGAAGGACCACGAAGATTTCTTCACGCCGCAGCAGCACGACAAGTCCAAGAAGCCCaagaaagacaagaagaagCAGAAGTCCAAGCAGCCGCTCTACAGCAGCATCGTTACAGTGGAGGCCTCTAAGCCCAATGGTCAGCGCTACGATGGCGTCAACGAGAAGCTGTCAGACAGCCCCGGCATGGGCCGCTACCGCTCGGTCAATGGAGGGCCTGGCAGCCCTGATCTGGCTCGACACTACAAGTCCAGCTCACCGCTCCCCACCGTGCAGCTTCACCCGCAGTCCCCAACGGCTGGCAAAAAGCACCAGGCGGTTCAGGACCTGCCCCCAGCCAATACATTTGTTGGCACCGGAGATAACATTTCGCTGGGATCGGACCACTGCTCCGACTACAGCAGTCAGACCATCAACAAGTACAACAAACAGGTAAGAAAAAGTGTCTccatgttctttttattttcccACCACCACTCTTAAATGTATTCTGTTTCCTTCTCTTAGTGTTTTGTCTAGCCTAATGCGTTCTGACAGGGCTAGTCTCAGTAGTCGTGTTGCCTTTATGGTGCTAATGTGTGTCAAGTTAGCAGTATTGATCTGTTTTGGTTTGGAGTGCCATTCACATGTAATATTGAAAGGGAGTGTAATGGTTTAGATTAGTTCATTGAGGAGGTTTTTTTACCACTCGCCCCAACACCAAACTTTTTTTAGCCACTGCTAATGTGTGTCAGAGTGTTGTAGACAGTTCGCATAAGGCTTTGGTTTGCGGTTAATTTATCCCAGAGGCGGAGGATGGTGGGGGCCATGCCCTCCACTCGGAAAAGGCTGCCTTTTCGTCTTGGgagaagggagaaaacaaaaggGGAGACAGGTAGATGAACAGTCATGCTTTGTTAGGATTGTACCATCTTAAGTGGGAACATGTGGCCACCGGGTCATGCTAGCATTCCTTTCCACTCCATGGTCTGTTTCAATTCACGGACCTGGCACTGAGATTagatttttcatattttctttgACGTCACCTCCCATATCGTGTCTTACTTTCTGCCATTCGcttatctttctttcttctctCTGCCCTCCAGCAAGTCTTAGCTCCCTTCTGTATTGGCGAGGCAGAAGAACATAGAGGCTTGAAGAGCGATGGTGCAGCATCCTTAAAAGAATGCTTCGTTCATGTTTGATTGAACTGAGAAGAATTACaaacacagctgtaatttttttgcTGTTATGTGACATACCTTCTCTCCCCACCATGCACCATGCACCTACCCGGCTCATCCACCCTTTTCATTATGCTTTctctaaaaacataaaaaaacatatacagttatatataaatataaaactataagaatatatatatatatatactgtatatatacagtatatatatgcatGTAACCAGCTTTCCCTCGCTCCTGCCGCTGCCTCTCATCCCAATACTTCAGTGTCTCACACGCGGCTTCTAATATGGTCTATTTGCCGTGCTACTCCCCAGAGGATGAGGAGCGCTGTTGCTTTTGGATGTCTCCTGCATAATTAAAAGGGTACTCCATTCGCCACATGTATTGTGTGTCACTGTGCTCACCACTTAtatagttatttatttaacctGCGCATTAACGCTGTTGTATGTTTTATGCACACACCAATACTGAGCTTCATCAGCCCTGGCCATATTGTGCATGCAGTGTTTACCTGCCTGTTATCTTGATACAGTCATGATTTTAAAGTTGAAAGAGAGCGTTTAGTCACTCTTGACGTCACGTTATCACGATTAGAATAGAGAGTTGCAGGTGTGCTGTTAATTGTGGCTGAAGTTGGTCCTTGTATGGGTTCAGGTTCTCTGTGGGAAGAGCGAGAGACGAGCACAAGAAAGACGGCCCTGTTAGCGCCACAGAGAAAGACCACTACTGTTCCCACAAGG contains:
- the pcdh7b gene encoding protocadherin-7b isoform X5, which encodes MRTTGAVDYLYYCMLILQFVHQPAAKQVLRYRLAEEGPPDVRVGNVAADLGIVAGSGEVTFTLESGSDFFKIDNITGELTTNERRIDREKLQQCQMIFDENECFIDFEVSVIGPAQSWVDLFEGKVIILDINDNTPSFPSPVLTLSVEENRPIGTLYLLPTATDRDFGRNGIERYELIQDNGENSRRSSGDSYSGKRRFEEGASRSSVFELQVADTTDGEKQPQLIIKGALDREQRDSYELTLRVRDGGDPPRSSQAILRVMITDVNDNSPRFEKSVYEADLLENSSPGTPILQLKAADADVGVNGQIEYVFGAATESVRRLLRLDESTGWLSVLHRIDREEVSQLRFTVMARDRGQPPKMDKATVVLNIKDENDNVPAIEIRKIGRIFLKDGVANVAEDVVVDTPIALVQVSDRDQGENGIVTCTVVGDVPFQLKPASEMEGEQNKKKYFLHTSAPLDYEAMQEYNVVIVAVDSGSPSLASNNSLMVKVGDTNDNAPIFNLNVVEVSFPENNAPGERVTTVAAIDADSAKNAEISYSLDSSVNGIFSIDADSGDIRVNTILDREQTERYEFKVIAKDKGINTLQGSATVVVLVADKNDNEPKFMQDVFTFYVKENLEPNSPVGMVTVIDVDKGQNAQMSLFIEEEEDIFSIENDTGTIFSTLSFDREQKTTYTFRVKAVDGGDPPRSATATVSLFVMDDNDNAPTVTFPINSSYTLLPPSSNIRTVVRTVIATDTDTGINADLNYSIIGGNPFKLFEIDGGTGVISLVGKLEQKHYGLHRLVVQVNDSGQPSQSTTTLVHVYVNETLSNSTVVEAQVAKSLSTSLNTNIAGDPNYDLSKQRLSIVIGVVSGIMTVILIILVVVMARYCRPKNKNGYEAGKKDHEDFFTPQQHDKSKKPKKDKKKQKSKQPLYSSIVTVEASKPNGQRYDGVNEKLSDSPGMGRYRSVNGGPGSPDLARHYKSSSPLPTVQLHPQSPTAGKKHQAVQDLPPANTFVGTGDNISLGSDHCSDYSSQTINKYNKQPFRRVTFSVVSQPQDPHQQGSLQSCYDSGLDESETPSSKSSSGPRLGALPLPEDSYERTTPDGSVGEKEH
- the pcdh7b gene encoding protocadherin-7b isoform X2, with protein sequence MRTTGAVDYLYYCMLILQFVHQPAAKQVLRYRLAEEGPPDVRVGNVAADLGIVAGSGEVTFTLESGSDFFKIDNITGELTTNERRIDREKLQQCQMIFDENECFIDFEVSVIGPAQSWVDLFEGKVIILDINDNTPSFPSPVLTLSVEENRPIGTLYLLPTATDRDFGRNGIERYELIQDNGENSRRSSGDSYSGKRRFEEGASRSSVFELQVADTTDGEKQPQLIIKGALDREQRDSYELTLRVRDGGDPPRSSQAILRVMITDVNDNSPRFEKSVYEADLLENSSPGTPILQLKAADADVGVNGQIEYVFGAATESVRRLLRLDESTGWLSVLHRIDREEVSQLRFTVMARDRGQPPKMDKATVVLNIKDENDNVPAIEIRKIGRIFLKDGVANVAEDVVVDTPIALVQVSDRDQGENGIVTCTVVGDVPFQLKPASEMEGEQNKKKYFLHTSAPLDYEAMQEYNVVIVAVDSGSPSLASNNSLMVKVGDTNDNAPIFNLNVVEVSFPENNAPGERVTTVAAIDADSAKNAEISYSLDSSVNGIFSIDADSGDIRVNTILDREQTERYEFKVIAKDKGINTLQGSATVVVLVADKNDNEPKFMQDVFTFYVKENLEPNSPVGMVTVIDVDKGQNAQMSLFIEEEEDIFSIENDTGTIFSTLSFDREQKTTYTFRVKAVDGGDPPRSATATVSLFVMDDNDNAPTVTFPINSSYTLLPPSSNIRTVVRTVIATDTDTGINADLNYSIIGGNPFKLFEIDGGTGVISLVGKLEQKHYGLHRLVVQVNDSGQPSQSTTTLVHVYVNETLSNSTVVEAQVAKSLSTSLNTNIAGDPNYDLSKQRLSIVIGVVSGIMTVILIILVVVMARYCRPKNKNGYEAGKKDHEDFFTPQQHDKSKKPKKDKKKQKSKQPLYSSIVTVEASKPNGQRYDGVNEKLSDSPGMGRYRSVNGGPGSPDLARHYKSSSPLPTVQLHPQSPTAGKKHQAVQDLPPANTFVGTGDNISLGSDHCSDYSSQTINKYNKQPFRRVTFSVVSQPQDPHQQGSLQSCYDSGLDESETPSSKSSSGPRLGALPLPEDSYERTTPDGSVDSRPLPDVAMTGKCTRECDEYGHSDSCWMPVRTSPERRPSKSTTTPQQPKLSTFMSGNSSSSSSAEQPSSQETLAMANGDPTAAHMMGDRNRNLLSKKMASSSSSYEAFGSPSYGSASYGSPGGGEETLGHPTEEIPMAPTGEYKPTSCGTLTRREVYL
- the pcdh7b gene encoding protocadherin-7b isoform X3, translating into MRTTGAVDYLYYCMLILQFVHQPAAKQVLRYRLAEEGPPDVRVGNVAADLGIVAGSGEVTFTLESGSDFFKIDNITGELTTNERRIDREKLQQCQMIFDENECFIDFEVSVIGPAQSWVDLFEGKVIILDINDNTPSFPSPVLTLSVEENRPIGTLYLLPTATDRDFGRNGIERYELIQDNGENSRRSSGDSYSGKRRFEEGASRSSVFELQVADTTDGEKQPQLIIKGALDREQRDSYELTLRVRDGGDPPRSSQAILRVMITDVNDNSPRFEKSVYEADLLENSSPGTPILQLKAADADVGVNGQIEYVFGAATESVRRLLRLDESTGWLSVLHRIDREEVSQLRFTVMARDRGQPPKMDKATVVLNIKDENDNVPAIEIRKIGRIFLKDGVANVAEDVVVDTPIALVQVSDRDQGENGIVTCTVVGDVPFQLKPASEMEGEQNKKKYFLHTSAPLDYEAMQEYNVVIVAVDSGSPSLASNNSLMVKVGDTNDNAPIFNLNVVEVSFPENNAPGERVTTVAAIDADSAKNAEISYSLDSSVNGIFSIDADSGDIRVNTILDREQTERYEFKVIAKDKGINTLQGSATVVVLVADKNDNEPKFMQDVFTFYVKENLEPNSPVGMVTVIDVDKGQNAQMSLFIEEEEDIFSIENDTGTIFSTLSFDREQKTTYTFRVKAVDGGDPPRSATATVSLFVMDDNDNAPTVTFPINSSYTLLPPSSNIRTVVRTVIATDTDTGINADLNYSIIGGNPFKLFEIDGGTGVISLVGKLEQKHYGLHRLVVQVNDSGQPSQSTTTLVHVYVNETLSNSTVVEAQVAKSLSTSLNTNIAGDPNYDLSKQRLSIVIGVVSGIMTVILIILVVVMARYCRPKNKNGYEAGKKDHEDFFTPQQHDKSKKPKKDKKKQKSKQPLYSSIVTVEASKPNGQRYDGVNEKLSDSPGMGRYRSVNGGPGSPDLARHYKSSSPLPTVQLHPQSPTAGKKHQAVQDLPPANTFVGTGDNISLGSDHCSDYSSQTINKYNKQEKKSIKNSRPLPDVAMTGKCTRECDEYGHSDSCWMPVRTSPERRPSKSTTTPQQPKLSTFMSGNSSSSSSAEQPSSQETLAMANGDPTAAHMMGDRNRNLLSKKMASSSSSYEAFGSPSYGSASYGSPGGGEETLGHPTEEIPMAPTGEYKPTSCGTLTRREVYL
- the pcdh7b gene encoding protocadherin-7b isoform X6, with product MRTTGAVDYLYYCMLILQFVHQPAAKQVLRYRLAEEGPPDVRVGNVAADLGIVAGSGEVTFTLESGSDFFKIDNITGELTTNERRIDREKLQQCQMIFDENECFIDFEVSVIGPAQSWVDLFEGKVIILDINDNTPSFPSPVLTLSVEENRPIGTLYLLPTATDRDFGRNGIERYELIQDNGENSRRSSGDSYSGKRRFEEGASRSSVFELQVADTTDGEKQPQLIIKGALDREQRDSYELTLRVRDGGDPPRSSQAILRVMITDVNDNSPRFEKSVYEADLLENSSPGTPILQLKAADADVGVNGQIEYVFGAATESVRRLLRLDESTGWLSVLHRIDREEVSQLRFTVMARDRGQPPKMDKATVVLNIKDENDNVPAIEIRKIGRIFLKDGVANVAEDVVVDTPIALVQVSDRDQGENGIVTCTVVGDVPFQLKPASEMEGEQNKKKYFLHTSAPLDYEAMQEYNVVIVAVDSGSPSLASNNSLMVKVGDTNDNAPIFNLNVVEVSFPENNAPGERVTTVAAIDADSAKNAEISYSLDSSVNGIFSIDADSGDIRVNTILDREQTERYEFKVIAKDKGINTLQGSATVVVLVADKNDNEPKFMQDVFTFYVKENLEPNSPVGMVTVIDVDKGQNAQMSLFIEEEEDIFSIENDTGTIFSTLSFDREQKTTYTFRVKAVDGGDPPRSATATVSLFVMDDNDNAPTVTFPINSSYTLLPPSSNIRTVVRTVIATDTDTGINADLNYSIIGGNPFKLFEIDGGTGVISLVGKLEQKHYGLHRLVVQVNDSGQPSQSTTTLVHVYVNETLSNSTVVEAQVAKSLSTSLNTNIAGDPNYDLSKQRLSIVIGVVSGIMTVILIILVVVMARYCRPKNKNGYEAGKKDHEDFFTPQQHDKSKKPKKDKKKQKSKQPLYSSIVTVEASKPNGQRYDGVNEKLSDSPGMGRYRSVNGGPGSPDLARHYKSSSPLPTVQLHPQSPTAGKKHQAVQDLPPANTFVGTGDNISLGSDHCSDYSSQTINKYNKQARVWHRAALRRLQAPSPPCFLMTPRAMSQQANVSASLGLVAT
- the pcdh7b gene encoding protocadherin-7b isoform X1, yielding MRTTGAVDYLYYCMLILQFVHQPAAKQVLRYRLAEEGPPDVRVGNVAADLGIVAGSGEVTFTLESGSDFFKIDNITGELTTNERRIDREKLQQCQMIFDENECFIDFEVSVIGPAQSWVDLFEGKVIILDINDNTPSFPSPVLTLSVEENRPIGTLYLLPTATDRDFGRNGIERYELIQDNGENSRRSSGDSYSGKRRFEEGASRSSVFELQVADTTDGEKQPQLIIKGALDREQRDSYELTLRVRDGGDPPRSSQAILRVMITDVNDNSPRFEKSVYEADLLENSSPGTPILQLKAADADVGVNGQIEYVFGAATESVRRLLRLDESTGWLSVLHRIDREEVSQLRFTVMARDRGQPPKMDKATVVLNIKDENDNVPAIEIRKIGRIFLKDGVANVAEDVVVDTPIALVQVSDRDQGENGIVTCTVVGDVPFQLKPASEMEGEQNKKKYFLHTSAPLDYEAMQEYNVVIVAVDSGSPSLASNNSLMVKVGDTNDNAPIFNLNVVEVSFPENNAPGERVTTVAAIDADSAKNAEISYSLDSSVNGIFSIDADSGDIRVNTILDREQTERYEFKVIAKDKGINTLQGSATVVVLVADKNDNEPKFMQDVFTFYVKENLEPNSPVGMVTVIDVDKGQNAQMSLFIEEEEDIFSIENDTGTIFSTLSFDREQKTTYTFRVKAVDGGDPPRSATATVSLFVMDDNDNAPTVTFPINSSYTLLPPSSNIRTVVRTVIATDTDTGINADLNYSIIGGNPFKLFEIDGGTGVISLVGKLEQKHYGLHRLVVQVNDSGQPSQSTTTLVHVYVNETLSNSTVVEAQVAKSLSTSLNTNIAGDPNYDLSKQRLSIVIGVVSGIMTVILIILVVVMARYCRPKNKNGYEAGKKDHEDFFTPQQHDKSKKPKKDKKKQKSKQPLYSSIVTVEASKPNGQRYDGVNEKLSDSPGMGRYRSVNGGPGSPDLARHYKSSSPLPTVQLHPQSPTAGKKHQAVQDLPPANTFVGTGDNISLGSDHCSDYSSQTINKYNKQPFRRVTFSVVSQPQDPHQQGSLQSCYDSGLDESETPSSKSSSGPRLGALPLPEDSYERTTPDGSVGEAEHMENDSRPLPDVAMTGKCTRECDEYGHSDSCWMPVRTSPERRPSKSTTTPQQPKLSTFMSGNSSSSSSAEQPSSQETLAMANGDPTAAHMMGDRNRNLLSKKMASSSSSYEAFGSPSYGSASYGSPGGGEETLGHPTEEIPMAPTGEYKPTSCGTLTRREVYL
- the pcdh7b gene encoding protocadherin-7b isoform X7; translated protein: MRTTGAVDYLYYCMLILQFVHQPAAKQVLRYRLAEEGPPDVRVGNVAADLGIVAGSGEVTFTLESGSDFFKIDNITGELTTNERRIDREKLQQCQMIFDENECFIDFEVSVIGPAQSWVDLFEGKVIILDINDNTPSFPSPVLTLSVEENRPIGTLYLLPTATDRDFGRNGIERYELIQDNGENSRRSSGDSYSGKRRFEEGASRSSVFELQVADTTDGEKQPQLIIKGALDREQRDSYELTLRVRDGGDPPRSSQAILRVMITDVNDNSPRFEKSVYEADLLENSSPGTPILQLKAADADVGVNGQIEYVFGAATESVRRLLRLDESTGWLSVLHRIDREEVSQLRFTVMARDRGQPPKMDKATVVLNIKDENDNVPAIEIRKIGRIFLKDGVANVAEDVVVDTPIALVQVSDRDQGENGIVTCTVVGDVPFQLKPASEMEGEQNKKKYFLHTSAPLDYEAMQEYNVVIVAVDSGSPSLASNNSLMVKVGDTNDNAPIFNLNVVEVSFPENNAPGERVTTVAAIDADSAKNAEISYSLDSSVNGIFSIDADSGDIRVNTILDREQTERYEFKVIAKDKGINTLQGSATVVVLVADKNDNEPKFMQDVFTFYVKENLEPNSPVGMVTVIDVDKGQNAQMSLFIEEEEDIFSIENDTGTIFSTLSFDREQKTTYTFRVKAVDGGDPPRSATATVSLFVMDDNDNAPTVTFPINSSYTLLPPSSNIRTVVRTVIATDTDTGINADLNYSIIGGNPFKLFEIDGGTGVISLVGKLEQKHYGLHRLVVQVNDSGQPSQSTTTLVHVYVNETLSNSTVVEAQVAKSLSTSLNTNIAGDPNYDLSKQRLSIVIGVVSGIMTVILIILVVVMARYCRPKNKNGYEAGKKDHEDFFTPQQHDKSKKPKKDKKKQKSKQPLYSSIVTVEASKPNGQRYDGVNEKLSDSPGMGRYRSVNGGPGSPDLARHYKSSSPLPTVQLHPQSPTAGKKHQAVQDLPPANTFVGTGDNISLGSDHCSDYSSQTINKYNKQTHGRCLT